The stretch of DNA AGAGCGGGAGACGAGGATCGAACTCGCGACATCCAGCTTGGGAAGCTAGCGCTCTACCACTGAGCTACTCCCGCGTATTGGCTTGTTCTTCGAGAAAATCCCAGGGTGTGCGGATGGGAACCTCGGCGAGACCGAGCGTCGATTTGGGTGGGCTGGCGCCCGCTACCGAGACAAACACGAGCGCTTACGTCCGTCGACGAAACCTCGATCATAGCCTGAATTCCCTCGGCCGCAAGCTGACGCAACCCCTATTGGGCGACCTGTATTCTGTTCCGACCTGCCGGCGGAAGGTTGGGCCGGGAGTTCGCGGGCCGCGCTACTTTGTTCGCTTGCCCGCCGCGAGTCGGCGAGCTACCGAAGCAGACTTCAACTCCCGCAACGCGCCCTTGCCAGTCCATCGTGCCGTGGGATTGGCAGACTCCGTCAGGCTTTGGCCGGTCGCGATGGCCGCTCCATGCAGCGCGGCGTTCCTTTTGCCCACGGCGCGAAGTGCCATATTGACGGCCTTCTTCACGAAGTTGCGATCGTCGTTGGCTGCCGCCTCGACGAGCCGCAGTCCCGCGATGAACGACGCATCCGGCCCCTCTTTGTCATGAACGGACAGGCCCCACAGCAATGCGAACGCCGCTCGCTTTTCGAACTCCGGCTTCCGCTTGGACCACGGTGCGAGTTTCTTCCAGGCCAGCGGCGTGCGATCGAACAGGTGAAAGCACACGGTGTCGCAAATCGCCCAGTTGTCGAAGTCACGACACCAGCGATCCATCTCCGCCGCCGTCAGCTTCGCCGGCTCGGCGACGAACGCTGCCAGCATGCGTGCTTCGTACCAGCCGGATTTCCATAGGGCCCCGGCCAACGCATGGTCGCGCCCGAGCCGCTTGGCAAGTAGACGGATATCGGCCACGGTCACTCCGAAGGCCCGGTCCGCCGGAATCGCGAATCGCGCCATGCCGTCAAGCGTGCGCTTCGTGGCGCGACGCTTCAGCGCGGCAATCGCCGACACCACTTGTCGTTCAATTTCACTTTCGGTGATTTCGCCGCTGATTTGCGGATTGGTCGCGTCAGTGACTTGGCGTGCTTGCCGTTGTGGTTTTTTCATAGCAGGGCCAATCTATCATGACGAGGAGTCCGGCAACGAGTCGATTGTGAGCCAGCCCTGGACGATGGCGCTGCGCAGCCGATAGAATCCGCCGGTCACACTTTGATCCACACGCCAGCCCGGAATCCGTCCATGAGCGCCGAAGCCCGTCTCCAGGAATTGAAGCTCGAGTTGCCCCCCGCCCCCAAGCCGATCGGGGTGTATAAGCCCTGCGTCGTGGTTGGCAACCTGGCCTACGTCTCCGGCCACGGGCCGCTCAAGTCCGACGGCACGCTGATGACCGGCCGCGTGGGGGCCGACGCCGACAAAGACGCCGGCTACGCCGCCGCCCGGCAGACCGGCCTGGCGATCCTGGCCACGCTCAAGGCTTCGCTCGGCAGCCTGGACCGCGTGAAGCGAGTGATCAAGGTCCTCGGCATGGTGAACTGCGTGGCGGAATTCGAGCAGCACCCGGCGGTGATCAACGGGTTCAGCGAGCTCTTCGCCCAAGTCTTCGGCCCCGACCACGGCGTCGGCGCCCGCAGCGCAGTCGGGATGTGCTCGCTGCCATCGAACATCACGGTGGAGATTGAGGCGATTTTTGAAGTGGAGTAGAGGGAGCCAAAAAGAGTGGCCAGCGATACATTCCTGCGAAACGGCGCGGTAGAATCTAGGGAATGGTCCTACGTCAATCAGCAGTCGCCCTTGGACGTGCGCGATGATCAGCTACGAAGATCGACTCGCCTCGAACTTGGAGTGGGCCTTGACCGAAGGCAGCATTTTCTTCGAAGACCGCGGCGCGGTGCAAACCGCTTTGCGTCGCATTGCGCAGCGTCTTGAGGAACTTGGCATTTCCTACGCGATTGTCGGCGGGATGGCGCTGTTTACTCATGGCGTGCGACGTTTCACCGAGGACGTGGACATCCTGATTGCCACGGAGTCCCTGCAGCGCATTCATGATGAACTAGAAGGGCGCGGCTATGTCACGCCATTCGCACGAAGTAAGAATCTGCGGGACACGGAGCACGGCGTGCGAATCGAGTTCTTGCTGTCCGGGCAGTTCCCCGGCGACGGGAAACCCAAGCCGGTTTCGTTTCCGAGGCCGGAAGACGTTTCGATCGAAGTGGATGGCGTTCGCGTCATCAGCTTGCCGAAACTCGTTGAATTGAAACTTGCGTCGGGCATGACGAGTCCGCACCGTGTGAAGGACTTGGCCGACGTTCAAGAACTGATCCGGGCACGCCAACTGCCGCTCGAATTCGCCTCGCAACTAGATCCGTTCGTACGATCGCGATACCAGGAGAGTTGGCATCTCGTGCATAGCGGCGACCAACGATTTATGATCGTTCGACCCGATTTGCATGTGCTCGGGTTTGAACGCCCCGTCAGTAATCTGGTCGCGGAATGGCGTCGCACAGACGCGACGCTGGACGCCATGTTAAGCGATGGCGTTCAAGTCGACGACGACGCTACTAACAGAACACGGACGCTCGTGCTCTTCACGACGGACGAGCAACTGGCGCGTAAGCATGAACTCCATCCAGAACAAGAATTCTTCTTGGAAGGCGGGTCGCAAGCGAGTTGAACGCATAGCGATCAAAATCGCGGCCCGCTCGCCGTCCCCCGGCTTGGCGGCAAATCCGCCTTCGGTTCCGGCTTTGCTGCCGACGGATAGAGTCGGTCGCTCGGGAATAGCTGCGATTTATCCGCGGGGCTGTCCGTGATGTTGTTGAGCCAGCGGAACATACGCAGAGAGTGGAACTCTCCCGCATCGTTGTAGAGTTCCGGCCCAAAGCAGCCGAGCACTCCGGCGGCGATGCGTTCGTTCAGATCGGCGTTCGGACTCGGATCGGTCAGGCTGCGGCGAAACGCGGCGCGCAGGGAGGCGAGTAAGAGGCCCCAGACTTGCGCGTCGCTGATCAAGCCGGCTTGATAGTGTAGA from Planctomycetia bacterium encodes:
- a CDS encoding DNA alkylation repair protein — encoded protein: MKKPQRQARQVTDATNPQISGEITESEIERQVVSAIAALKRRATKRTLDGMARFAIPADRAFGVTVADIRLLAKRLGRDHALAGALWKSGWYEARMLAAFVAEPAKLTAAEMDRWCRDFDNWAICDTVCFHLFDRTPLAWKKLAPWSKRKPEFEKRAAFALLWGLSVHDKEGPDASFIAGLRLVEAAANDDRNFVKKAVNMALRAVGKRNAALHGAAIATGQSLTESANPTARWTGKGALRELKSASVARRLAAGKRTK
- a CDS encoding RidA family protein, encoding MSAEARLQELKLELPPAPKPIGVYKPCVVVGNLAYVSGHGPLKSDGTLMTGRVGADADKDAGYAAARQTGLAILATLKASLGSLDRVKRVIKVLGMVNCVAEFEQHPAVINGFSELFAQVFGPDHGVGARSAVGMCSLPSNITVEIEAIFEVE